aattccCACTTCACCTTTTTCTGCCCACtttgagaaaaagcaaaagtagagaaaaagctaaagagagaaaaagaaaaacaataaaaaggaagggaagatggtaaaaggcaataaagaaaagaaggagagagaaccACACAAAGACAAAAGTTTCTCAAACCTCCATGATTTGAATTCTCTTGCTTCTTCAACcccttgttctctctctctctctctctctctctctcaatcaagAGTGGTGAGAAAgacccccatctctctctctctcctgcttcTACAAAGGCCATGTTTAGGAGCTTCAAGTAaaagacagaaagaaagaaagaaagaaagaaagagagagagaaaaggcaaagaaaagagACAAGGGCATATATAATTAGGGCAAAAGTTTCGGtttagagagaagagagattgTTTGTGTTAGAGATCGATCAAAGGCATGAATAGAGGAGTGTTGCAGAGCTCATCACCAGTGCAGCAGCAGATGATGGCAAACCCTAATAGTTGGTGGAACGTCAACAGCTTGAGAGCTCCAAGTCCACAACAAGCCACTCCTGCTAGTTTCTTCCCAAACATTCCTCCTTACCATTATTCAAATCTCTTTCCTCAGTACATGGCCACCAATCCTTCTTCACTCCTGGTTCCATCTTGGCTTGAGAATAGTAGCCAGGAGCATCAGCAGCTCTCAGCTGAGTCCTGGAGCCAACTTCTCCTgtaaacatctctctctctctctctctctctcatatgtgtTTGTGTTCTTGAGGATTTTTCTACACCTTTCTTTTGCTATTCATAAGGATAGCTTATGAGCAGATCTATGTCCGGCATGTCGGTTTCGAAAGACTAGCTGACTTGACTTGCGAAACGTTGTGATGTTAAACCGAATTTATTGGTGGCAAGCGCATGCATGCAGATCATGTGTCCCTGCGAATGCTCCACCTCGcatgatttttccttcttttttgtatGATTTTACATGTTAATAAACACACTTTTCAGCATATATAGTAGCTCTCCATACAAAATCTTCTCTTCTTAATGTTAGCAAGCTAGCTTGTCAACCGATGCTTTTGTCCTTGTCTACATCGATCTTCAACTTAGACATGCAAATTCAACCTCGCCGCATTGTCAATTAACTCCATTCCACGACAAGTGATTTCACGATTGCATCCATTGATCATGGAGTTTGCAATAAAAGTATATGAGGATGATCTCTTATGTTCCTTTTGACCCTTCCAAATCTAGGGGTGGATTGATGAGTGAAGAAGACAAGAGTGCCTTGACCCATTTTCAAGCAAAGAGATTAGAGAACTGGGGAGATCAACAGGTGCTAGAGCAGTCTCCAATTGATGTGAAGCAAGAGAATTCCTCGAGCGGCTACTTGTACGGACATGCACCAAGCAACGACTTCCATGGATCTAAATCAGCTGTTTGGCCTACCGCTACTCTAACCACTGCGGCTTCATCTCCGAAATCATGCGTCACGAGCTTCAGCAGCAACTTGCTGGACTTCTCATACAAGAAATCCGACAGCAATAAGCATCCGGTGCCGGATCAATCTTCCGAGGTGAGATTATGACGCCATTTCGTGCAAGAATATGGACGCGTACCTCGACGAAGAACAAATTCGTACGAAAGGTCATTTATTATAATGAATTTACGGAACCTCATCAAGTATTTTAAAAAGCTACAGGATTAAAGTGGGTACGACTCACTCTTTTTTGCAGCATATTTGAATTCTTCTTCCATTACTTAGCGAATTAGGGATGGGTTTTGAGATCTGTCTTCACCTTTCCTCTTGTAATTGGATGAAGGGGCCGAAAAAAGGGTTTGAAACGAATAATTGACGGTGTATACATCGTTCGCTTTTTTCCTATGTCTTTACTATATAAACTAGAGCCTATTAGaaagcaaatttttttcttgaaaataacttAAGCGGCTCGCAATGCATGACATTGTTTTATCACTTTCAGTTCGTCACACATGATTTTCGAAGGCAACTTCCGCTAACCGTGTTTCTTCGGAGCGGCATGATCACAAATAGTTCTGATCATGTTTGTtgaatttcttccttttgtttttggtcagtGTAAAAGCAGTGCAACAGGTGGGGCACAGAAGAAAGCCAGGACTCAACCATCTTCAGCCCAATCTACCACCTTCAAGGTAATGGCcatgggctctctctctctctctctctctctctctcacatccaCAGACACACAAAAGCACACAAAGCTATCTTACATGTGTGTGAGTGGACTGTTGTCTTTCTCGGTTGTCGACTTGTTCAAATCCTTATTCCTCTTCCGTTATGCCTTGTCTTTATGAAAGTCATAAGTAAAAGGGACAGAAATTAAAGaatccagcaaaaaaaaaaaatatatatatcagatGGTGAAATGGGATACCACCAAGCCCTAATCATGGGGCTAACTGATCTCATTTGGCTTGATTTGAACCAGGTGAGGAAGGAGAAATTAGGTGACAGAATCACTGCTCTGCATCAGCTTGTTTCTCCATTTGGCAAGGTGAAAAGCTCAAGCCTTTTCAGTTTAATAACCAGCATAATGCACTTCATTCGCTTGACCGAAAAAGCGGTAGGCCGCTGGTTTGGGAAAGCAAGCAAAGAGTCTCATATGTCGATTGCGAAGTAGCCGTCCAAAGAAGCGGGTTGCATTTTAAATTCGAATTCACATACTTCCTCTCTTTCAATGTCTTTTATGAAATCAAGTCCATACAAATTCATTCCTCCACATCTTTAGTGGTGGAAAACTCCGGTGAAAGAGAAACTCTTTCTGCAAGCGAaagctcttctttttccttctacaTGAGTCCATGGCTTTGCAAGTCTTTTGAACTTAGGGTCTCTCTTTCtgttcttccttttctcattGTGCTACTTTTTACTTATGAGTTAAAGTATTGAAGATGGCCAAAAATATGACTTTGGAGGGTTGTGGTGTGGGGGGATTTTTGCTCTCTTTTGCAGACTGACACAGCTTCTGTGTTGGCAGAGGCTATTGGCTACATCAGATTCCTTCAAAATCAGATTGAGGTgatgttcttcttttctttttttcctttttccaattgatttatgaaggggaaaacataaataaataaaaataaaaaataaaaaccctaCTATGGCCAAACTGTGAAAGTGAAAGCATCattcccaatattttctttactctttttgttcttcaatttattctattttgggTTTTGGGCGTGCTGGAGTTCTGATTTGAACATACCCTCTGAACATCAACAGGCACTTAGTTTACCGTACTTGGACAATGGATCAGGCAACATGAGGCACCAACAATCtgtataatctctctctctctctctctctctctcgcgcgcacGCAAGTGTGAAGTGAATGCACATGCATGTTTTTGCAGATAGGTTATCAGATCTTTACTGAGTAGAATAATTGAGAACCTGTTACTTTTCTAATTATTTAGGTTCAAAGAGAGAGGAGTTGTATATTCCCGGAAGACCCTGGTCAGGTATGCACATGTGCTTGTCAAGATCTTGAGCATAATAAAATTTAAGTGATTTGCAGTTTGAGCTTTTGAACAGATGAAGTTTAACAAGGTTAACAAAAGTTACACTAAGCAACAAATACACTAAACACATTGTTTAAGCTTTTGAACGAAATAAAGTTTACCTATGTACCTCGATGGGTTTGGATTTTAGACTCTCTCGTGTTCTTCTGTCATCACTGTTGAGATTTAAGGTTTCGGCGCACATCTTTAGATGAGGTGATATTAGATTTCGGGCAACAAACACAATTTTAGCCCCTAATCGCCGAAGATTTATCATTGTAAGGCACATGTGACCGAGTTACATGGGTAGGTAGTGTGACAAATCCTTTAGTTGGGTAATTGTTATCTAATGTTAGACCATTTTGCAGCTTGAGTCTCATCCTCATTTTCCGTTTGAATTTGATAATGATTCTAGCACATGACAATAAACTTCAAACCACCCTTGTGTTAATTTTCATACACTTATATAACTACATTCACCTAAGAACCTACAACTATATCCATTCGATAATCTATGTACATAATCTACATTGTTTCTTCCTAATGCCTCTTCCTCCTTATGCTATGGAGCAGCTGCTGAATGACAACTGCATGAAGAGGAAAGGAGCTTTAGACCAGGTAataatctcttttgaaaatagtCCTATCCCTTCTCATTCTTCCGGCTTCATTGCCATTTGAGTACCAAACGGGAACAAAAAGAACCACCCTTCTGTCAAAAACTAAAGCTTTTGGTCCATGTTTTATGTCAGGACACTGgtcatgaagaagaagcaaaggacCTGAGGAGTCGAGGGCTGTGTCTGGTGCCGATCTCTTGCACAATGCAAGTAGGAAACGAAACCGGAGCCGACTACTGGGCTCCTACCATCGGAGGAGGATTCCGATGATTGAGCTGGACATGAAGTCTCTAAATTTTAGAACCTGTGACAGCAAATTTGGAGAGATTAATGAATCTTAGGTGATTATATAACATCATGAGCAGTCACTCTGCTGCAAAAATTTCCCAAGGCTGATTGCTCTTGATGCTATGTATATCATGCTTTGGTTTGGTGTGGTCTCTGCTGTCTTATGCTCGGGTgtgattttctcttcttttctttccttccttttttttttttttttcgaaaaaatgatattttcggATATAATTATGTAGGATCATGTAACCTTTTTACCTGCAGTTGTTTAAGTCTGTGCAGGGATTAGTAACTTAGTAATTAGTACTAGTGAACAATCCATCTTTGTCATGACATGATCAAGCaagtcttttctttctttcc
This genomic interval from Rhodamnia argentea isolate NSW1041297 chromosome 4, ASM2092103v1, whole genome shotgun sequence contains the following:
- the LOC115749181 gene encoding transcription factor bHLH68-like, whose amino-acid sequence is MNRGVLQSSSPVQQQMMANPNSWWNVNSLRAPSPQQATPASFFPNIPPYHYSNLFPQYMATNPSSLLVPSWLENSSQEHQQLSAESWSQLLLGGLMSEEDKSALTHFQAKRLENWGDQQVLEQSPIDVKQENSSSGYLYGHAPSNDFHGSKSAVWPTATLTTAASSPKSCVTSFSSNLLDFSYKKSDSNKHPVPDQSSECKSSATGGAQKKARTQPSSAQSTTFKVRKEKLGDRITALHQLVSPFGKTDTASVLAEAIGYIRFLQNQIEALSLPYLDNGSGNMRHQQSVQRERSCIFPEDPGQLLNDNCMKRKGALDQDTGHEEEAKDLRSRGLCLVPISCTMQVGNETGADYWAPTIGGGFR